The Pyrococcus kukulkanii genome contains a region encoding:
- a CDS encoding Gar1/Naf1 family protein: protein MKRLGKVSHYAKQGFLIVRTTWVPSLNDKVIDKNLRFVGIVKDVFGPVKAPYVAIKPKVKDPEKYVGEVLYIDTRKKKKEKKQMRRKKKF, encoded by the coding sequence ATGAAGAGGCTCGGAAAAGTCTCCCACTATGCCAAGCAGGGGTTCTTGATCGTGAGGACAACCTGGGTGCCCTCGCTTAATGATAAGGTTATTGACAAGAACTTAAGGTTCGTTGGGATAGTTAAGGATGTTTTCGGACCAGTTAAAGCCCCATACGTAGCTATCAAGCCAAAGGTTAAAGATCCCGAGAAGTATGTTGGTGAGGTGCTCTATATCGACACAAGGAAAAAGAAGAAAGAGAAGAAACAGATGAGGAGAAAGAAGAAATTCTGA
- a CDS encoding FAD-dependent oxidoreductase, which produces MRIEEHPILSFKRGREITIYYKGQPIKAYEGETIAAALHAAGIKVLNYSRVKKRPRGLFCAIGKCSSCLMTVNGIPNVRTCITLVEDGMRIEENKPVLPRDFGYDGDKKAKKVQADVVVIGGGPAGLMAAINAHDAGAKVVLIDENPMLGGQLVKQTHKFFGKREQFAGIRGIKIAEILEDEVKKRNIEVYLETSAVGIFQNGSEKLVVGVRKEKELIEFYGKAVIVATGAMEKTVPFENNDLPGIYGAGAIQTLMNTYGIKPGDKALIVGAGNVGLILAYQLIQAGVEVKAIVEAMPRIGGYFVHAAKVRRLGVPILTRHTILKAEGKERVERAVVAEIDERWQPIPGTEKEFDVDLIAIAVGLRPSVELLQQAGCQIKYIRELGGHVAVRDEWMETTVRGIFVAGDTAGIEEATTAMLEGKIAGIAAALRLGIADESWIKEIEKAQRDLEEFRSGPFGRHVVEGIKKLLEALR; this is translated from the coding sequence GTGAGGATAGAAGAACACCCTATTCTCAGCTTCAAACGTGGAAGGGAGATTACGATATACTACAAGGGGCAACCAATAAAGGCTTATGAGGGGGAAACTATAGCTGCAGCACTTCACGCTGCAGGAATAAAAGTTCTCAACTATTCTAGGGTAAAGAAAAGGCCAAGAGGTCTATTCTGTGCAATAGGTAAATGTTCTTCATGCTTAATGACAGTGAATGGAATTCCAAATGTAAGAACTTGCATAACCCTCGTCGAAGATGGTATGAGGATAGAGGAGAATAAGCCAGTATTACCCAGGGATTTTGGTTATGATGGAGATAAGAAAGCTAAGAAAGTTCAAGCTGATGTAGTAGTAATAGGAGGCGGGCCCGCGGGCCTAATGGCAGCAATAAACGCTCACGATGCGGGAGCTAAGGTTGTCCTTATAGATGAGAACCCAATGCTAGGAGGACAACTTGTAAAGCAGACCCATAAGTTCTTTGGAAAGAGGGAGCAATTTGCCGGTATTAGGGGTATAAAGATCGCGGAGATCCTCGAGGATGAGGTAAAGAAGAGAAATATTGAAGTCTATTTGGAAACCTCAGCCGTAGGGATATTCCAGAATGGAAGCGAAAAGCTCGTAGTTGGAGTTAGAAAGGAAAAAGAGCTCATTGAATTCTACGGAAAAGCTGTTATAGTCGCAACAGGAGCCATGGAGAAAACTGTCCCCTTCGAGAACAACGACCTTCCTGGGATATATGGGGCTGGAGCTATTCAAACGCTAATGAACACCTACGGGATAAAACCGGGAGATAAAGCCCTAATAGTTGGAGCCGGGAACGTAGGGTTAATTTTAGCTTATCAACTTATACAAGCAGGAGTAGAGGTCAAGGCTATAGTTGAAGCGATGCCCAGGATTGGAGGATACTTCGTGCACGCTGCAAAGGTTAGAAGGCTTGGAGTTCCGATTTTAACTAGACACACAATTCTCAAGGCCGAGGGGAAAGAGAGAGTTGAGAGAGCAGTTGTAGCTGAGATTGATGAAAGGTGGCAACCAATTCCTGGAACTGAGAAGGAGTTTGATGTTGATCTAATAGCAATCGCAGTTGGCCTGAGGCCTAGCGTAGAACTGCTACAACAGGCTGGATGCCAGATAAAGTACATTAGGGAACTTGGAGGGCATGTAGCCGTCAGAGATGAATGGATGGAAACGACGGTCAGGGGAATATTCGTTGCAGGAGACACCGCTGGAATAGAGGAGGCTACTACTGCCATGCTTGAAGGGAAGATAGCGGGAATTGCAGCAGCATTAAGGCTTGGAATAGCCGATGAAAGTTGGATTAAGGAGATAGAGAAGGCCCAGAGAGATCTTGAAGAATTCCGTTCTGGTCCGTTTGGAAGGCACGTTGTTGAGGGTATTAAAAAGCTTCTGGAGGCTTTGCGATGA
- a CDS encoding CBS domain-containing protein has product MVIIPRPIDPRDIKKIRKELGITQEELARKAGVTQAYIAKLEAGKVDPRLSTFNRILRALIECQKAKVTAKSIMSSPIIYVTPKDKVEKVVRLMKKHNISQVPVMEGDKVIGSVTERALVRKSLEDEDIYSRTVEEIMEGPFPLVSEDEDLEVIKYLLEEHPAVIVQGKNGKPIGIITRSDIFRLG; this is encoded by the coding sequence ATGGTGATAATACCCAGGCCAATAGATCCCAGAGATATCAAGAAAATTAGGAAAGAACTTGGCATAACCCAAGAGGAGCTAGCGAGAAAGGCTGGAGTAACCCAAGCATACATAGCTAAGCTTGAAGCAGGAAAAGTTGATCCAAGGCTCTCAACATTTAATAGGATTCTTAGGGCCCTTATTGAATGTCAAAAAGCCAAAGTGACAGCTAAGAGCATAATGTCTTCTCCAATAATTTATGTTACGCCAAAAGACAAAGTAGAAAAAGTTGTAAGGTTAATGAAAAAGCACAACATCTCTCAAGTCCCCGTCATGGAGGGAGATAAAGTTATAGGATCAGTTACGGAAAGGGCCCTGGTTAGGAAGAGCCTTGAGGATGAGGATATATACTCAAGAACTGTTGAGGAGATTATGGAAGGGCCCTTTCCCCTAGTCTCAGAGGACGAGGATCTTGAGGTCATTAAGTACCTTCTAGAAGAGCACCCCGCGGTGATAGTGCAAGGAAAGAACGGAAAGCCAATAGGAATCATTACGCGCTCGGACATATTTAGGCTGGGCTAA
- a CDS encoding adenylate kinase, which produces MPFVVIITGIPGVGKSTITRLALQRTRAKFKLVNFGDLMFEEAVRAGLVKHRDEMRKLPLSVQRELQKKVAEKIVEMAKKEPILIDTHATIKTPHGYLLGLPYDVIRTLNPNFIVIIEATPAEILGRRLRDLKRDRDVETEEQIQRHQDLNRAAAIAYAMHSNALIKIIENHEDKGLEEAVNELVKILDLAVEEYA; this is translated from the coding sequence ATGCCATTCGTTGTCATAATAACTGGCATCCCTGGGGTTGGGAAGAGCACGATCACCAGGCTCGCATTACAAAGGACGAGGGCAAAGTTTAAGTTGGTTAATTTTGGTGATTTAATGTTTGAAGAAGCTGTTAGAGCTGGTCTTGTAAAGCATAGAGATGAGATGAGGAAGCTCCCTCTTTCTGTCCAAAGAGAACTTCAGAAAAAAGTTGCTGAGAAAATAGTTGAAATGGCCAAAAAAGAGCCAATTTTGATCGATACTCATGCTACAATAAAGACACCCCATGGCTATCTATTAGGTTTGCCCTATGATGTCATAAGAACATTGAATCCCAACTTTATTGTAATAATTGAGGCGACTCCCGCGGAAATCTTGGGGAGAAGGTTAAGGGACTTGAAGCGGGATAGGGATGTGGAAACTGAGGAGCAAATACAGAGACATCAAGATTTAAATAGAGCAGCTGCAATAGCTTATGCGATGCATTCAAATGCTCTGATAAAGATAATTGAAAACCATGAAGATAAGGGACTTGAAGAAGCTGTAAACGAACTTGTGAAAATACTTGATCTGGCGGTGGAGGAATATGCTTGA
- a CDS encoding SDR family oxidoreductase, with protein sequence MKNKLIIVTGGAGFIGSHIAETLAEDNDVVVIDNLYSGKIENVPENVKFINADVRDFEAIADIIREADYVFHEAAQISVDESVRDPVFTEEVNVIGTLNVLMALAEGNGKLIFASSAAVYGDNPNLPLKESETLSPISPYGVTKLAGEHYCRVFYEIYGVPTVVLRYFNVYGPRQSSAYAGVISIFMRNAIKNEPLTIFGDGKQTRDFIYVKDVVEANLLVAQKKKAEGEIFNVATGKETTVLELALKIIDLSGSSSSIVFAPPRPGDIRRSVADISKLKKLGFSPKYTLEEGLKETFEWFKNEWKYF encoded by the coding sequence ATGAAAAATAAGCTCATCATTGTTACGGGAGGAGCCGGTTTCATAGGATCTCACATAGCAGAGACCTTAGCGGAAGACAATGATGTCGTCGTTATAGACAACCTATATTCCGGGAAAATTGAAAACGTGCCAGAAAACGTGAAGTTCATAAATGCGGATGTAAGGGACTTCGAGGCTATAGCTGATATAATCAGGGAGGCTGACTACGTATTTCATGAGGCTGCTCAAATAAGTGTCGACGAGAGCGTTAGGGATCCTGTCTTTACCGAGGAAGTCAACGTAATTGGAACGCTAAATGTTTTGATGGCCCTAGCTGAGGGCAATGGAAAGCTGATATTTGCTTCGTCTGCTGCTGTTTATGGGGACAACCCGAATCTTCCCCTTAAAGAAAGTGAAACACTGTCTCCGATATCCCCTTATGGTGTGACAAAGCTTGCGGGTGAACACTACTGTAGGGTATTTTATGAAATCTACGGTGTTCCTACCGTGGTTCTTAGGTACTTCAACGTCTATGGACCGAGGCAGAGCTCTGCATATGCGGGTGTGATAAGCATATTCATGAGGAATGCAATAAAGAATGAACCTCTAACGATCTTTGGTGATGGAAAGCAGACCCGGGACTTTATCTATGTTAAGGACGTTGTCGAGGCAAACTTGTTGGTTGCCCAAAAGAAGAAGGCTGAGGGGGAGATATTCAACGTTGCTACTGGTAAGGAAACGACAGTGCTTGAGCTGGCTCTAAAGATAATAGACCTTAGTGGTTCATCTTCTTCAATAGTCTTTGCACCCCCAAGGCCCGGAGATATAAGGAGGAGCGTTGCCGATATAAGCAAGCTGAAGAAGCTGGGATTTTCTCCTAAATACACCCTAGAAGAGGGCCTAAAAGAGACGTTTGAGTGGTTCAAAAATGAATGGAAATACTTTTAA
- a CDS encoding 4Fe-4S dicluster domain-containing protein codes for MSEIPNYLKFGYITPEELFSIIPKPSEERLRKRPVAVPECPQQIPCTPCKEICPTNAVIMEHPNDIPKVDYEKCIGCSLCVQVCPGLAFFMIHYVGDKARITMPHELLPLPKPGEEVVLLNRVGEEVGRGRIVSVVPREKARGDTPIITVEVPIELAWDVRAVKVVRG; via the coding sequence ATGAGCGAGATTCCAAATTATTTAAAGTTCGGCTATATAACTCCCGAAGAGCTATTCTCAATAATCCCAAAGCCAAGCGAAGAGAGGCTCAGGAAAAGACCCGTTGCCGTTCCAGAGTGTCCACAACAGATACCATGCACCCCATGCAAGGAGATATGCCCAACTAATGCTGTAATAATGGAGCATCCAAACGACATTCCCAAAGTAGACTATGAAAAGTGCATAGGTTGCTCACTCTGCGTTCAAGTTTGCCCCGGGCTGGCGTTCTTCATGATCCATTACGTTGGAGACAAGGCAAGAATAACCATGCCACATGAGCTCCTCCCACTTCCAAAGCCCGGCGAGGAGGTAGTTCTTCTGAACAGGGTTGGAGAAGAAGTTGGAAGGGGAAGAATAGTTTCAGTGGTTCCCAGGGAGAAGGCGAGAGGGGATACTCCGATAATAACGGTTGAGGTACCGATAGAGCTTGCCTGGGATGTTAGGGCAGTTAAGGTGGTGAGAGGATGA
- a CDS encoding EMC3/TMCO1 family protein, translating to MLEGIYIALDELFGPLLRSLHPMWVVTISGAILGAFFVFLNYVFVDQEKMKRLQKMAKEIQEEFKKAQELGDEKKLRKVQQKQIELLRLQNELMKDAFFKPMLISWPIIIVFWGWLRRWYMEVAIVKYPFNFFLFDIFHKMYHSALKPDELGYFGWYFLTSYVVGSILRKILDMA from the coding sequence ATGCTTGAGGGTATTTACATAGCTTTAGACGAGTTGTTCGGTCCACTCCTAAGGTCACTTCATCCAATGTGGGTAGTCACGATATCTGGAGCTATCTTGGGTGCATTCTTCGTCTTTTTGAACTATGTATTTGTTGACCAGGAAAAAATGAAAAGACTACAAAAGATGGCCAAAGAAATCCAAGAAGAGTTTAAGAAAGCTCAAGAGTTAGGGGATGAGAAAAAATTGAGGAAAGTTCAGCAAAAACAGATAGAATTACTGAGATTACAAAATGAATTAATGAAAGATGCTTTCTTTAAGCCAATGCTCATAAGTTGGCCAATAATTATAGTGTTTTGGGGCTGGCTGAGGAGATGGTACATGGAAGTTGCGATAGTTAAGTATCCATTCAACTTCTTCCTATTCGATATCTTCCACAAGATGTATCACTCGGCACTAAAGCCTGACGAACTCGGGTACTTCGGCTGGTACTTCCTCACTAGCTATGTAGTTGGTTCGATCTTGAGAAAAATATTAGATATGGCTTAA
- a CDS encoding HAD family hydrolase has protein sequence MIKAIIFDVDETLVYYEGYSLREWYESIAIPAMKELGILIDWETFRKMAKGELPRSYVENFGIDHVEFWKAMDRANRRYREKLLKEGKIHAYPDVDVIKKLKAKGIKLAAVSNASQDNTELVLRAFGLLNYFDVVLGKDYSYLDGVKPNPYLLEKATNILGVKKEETLLVGDSELDVKAGKNAGIKVVQIVRDKRVEGADYYITNLNELLDLIERDS, from the coding sequence ATGATAAAGGCCATAATTTTTGACGTGGATGAGACGCTCGTTTATTATGAGGGATACTCACTAAGGGAGTGGTATGAGAGTATTGCAATTCCGGCAATGAAGGAACTTGGAATCCTCATTGACTGGGAAACGTTTAGGAAGATGGCGAAAGGGGAGCTACCAAGGAGCTACGTCGAAAATTTTGGTATAGATCACGTAGAATTCTGGAAGGCTATGGACAGGGCGAACCGACGATACAGGGAGAAACTGCTAAAGGAGGGAAAGATACATGCTTATCCCGATGTCGATGTCATCAAAAAGCTCAAGGCTAAGGGCATAAAGCTGGCTGCTGTTAGCAACGCATCCCAGGATAATACAGAGCTTGTTCTTAGGGCCTTTGGTCTCCTAAATTACTTCGATGTCGTTCTTGGTAAGGACTATTCGTACCTAGATGGTGTCAAGCCAAATCCTTACCTCCTCGAAAAGGCCACGAACATCCTGGGGGTTAAGAAGGAAGAGACCCTGCTTGTAGGGGACAGCGAACTCGACGTTAAGGCCGGGAAAAATGCGGGAATAAAGGTCGTGCAGATTGTGAGGGATAAGAGGGTTGAAGGGGCCGATTACTACATAACAAACCTTAATGAGCTTCTAGATCTCATAGAGCGTGACTCCTGA
- the cas4 gene encoding CRISPR-associated protein Cas4, with the protein MIEFYASEALICPRRVWFRLKGFPERWPEIAKPRLEKGIKTHEVLGRILEERFGFELEKEIILRFPRLGFEIHGRMDAYKEFPIEIKGKSSLPRFPLEYHLAQLNVYLRWSEAEYGYLYYLKLHDDPTKIVNGLNFDNFPRINGKNFKMFEVPYDPILFKETVKFFYDVKLYLDEDEIPPGTKGPHCKFCPYSYICFSHQLDEFL; encoded by the coding sequence ATGATAGAATTCTACGCTAGTGAAGCCCTAATATGCCCTCGGAGGGTCTGGTTCAGACTAAAAGGATTTCCGGAGAGATGGCCCGAGATTGCCAAGCCAAGGCTCGAGAAAGGAATTAAAACCCACGAAGTCCTGGGAAGAATACTTGAAGAGAGGTTTGGATTTGAACTTGAGAAGGAGATTATCTTGAGGTTTCCAAGACTTGGATTCGAAATCCACGGTAGAATGGATGCCTACAAAGAATTCCCAATCGAGATAAAGGGTAAGTCATCCCTGCCTAGGTTTCCCCTTGAGTATCATCTGGCTCAGCTGAATGTATACCTTAGGTGGAGTGAGGCTGAATACGGCTACCTTTATTACCTTAAGCTTCACGACGATCCAACTAAAATCGTGAACGGACTTAACTTTGACAATTTTCCCAGGATAAACGGAAAGAACTTCAAGATGTTCGAGGTTCCTTACGATCCCATACTGTTTAAGGAGACGGTAAAGTTCTTCTATGATGTTAAACTCTACCTAGATGAGGATGAGATACCCCCAGGAACGAAAGGCCCTCACTGCAAGTTCTGTCCTTATAGCTACATATGCTTCTCTCACCAGCTGGATGAGTTTCTATAG
- a CDS encoding ArsR/SmtB family transcription factor encodes MSEELGKLLDVLGNETRRRILFLLTKRPYFVSELSQELGVGQKAVLEHLRILEEAGLVESRIEKIPRGRPRKYYMIKKGLRLEILLTPTLFGSEMYEPRDIRKSPEYEQARELIKSQEPIDVKMKELAEFLHELDERIKEIIEEKRELEEVKMLVETYIENVMKRISEENKAMMEEIFKEIERVLPPAYAQRIKEKFMENL; translated from the coding sequence ATGAGCGAGGAGTTGGGAAAATTACTTGATGTCCTGGGAAACGAAACCAGAAGGAGGATACTGTTCCTGCTAACTAAGAGACCTTACTTCGTTAGTGAGCTTAGTCAAGAGCTTGGAGTTGGACAAAAGGCCGTACTTGAACACCTAAGGATATTAGAGGAGGCGGGACTGGTTGAGAGCAGAATTGAAAAGATACCGAGAGGAAGACCCAGGAAGTACTACATGATAAAGAAGGGACTAAGGTTAGAGATCCTACTAACCCCAACACTCTTCGGTTCGGAGATGTACGAGCCCAGGGATATAAGAAAAAGCCCAGAGTACGAACAGGCAAGAGAGTTAATAAAATCTCAGGAACCCATTGATGTTAAGATGAAAGAACTCGCAGAATTCCTGCACGAACTCGATGAGAGGATAAAGGAGATAATAGAGGAGAAGAGGGAACTCGAGGAGGTAAAAATGTTAGTGGAAACCTACATTGAGAATGTCATGAAGAGGATTTCAGAGGAGAATAAGGCCATGATGGAAGAAATATTTAAAGAGATAGAGAGGGTACTGCCTCCAGCGTACGCTCAGAGGATCAAGGAGAAGTTCATGGAAAACCTTTAA
- a CDS encoding (2Fe-2S)-binding protein — MRIVCRCNDVTVEEIERLIDEGVTDLEELRRLLRIGMGPCQGRTCIPIVISILARKTGRRPEEIQLPNARFPVRPVKIEALVEGDK; from the coding sequence ATGAGGATAGTCTGCAGGTGCAATGATGTAACGGTTGAGGAAATTGAGAGGCTTATCGATGAGGGGGTCACGGATCTTGAAGAGCTCAGGAGACTCCTGAGAATAGGCATGGGACCGTGCCAAGGCAGAACCTGCATTCCAATAGTGATCTCGATACTAGCTAGAAAAACCGGGAGAAGGCCTGAAGAGATACAGCTACCCAATGCGAGGTTTCCGGTTAGACCCGTGAAGATTGAGGCCCTCGTGGAGGGAGACAAATGA
- a CDS encoding acetate--CoA ligase family protein — translation MDRIAKAREIIEKAKAENRPLVEPEAKEILKLYGIPVPEFKVARNEDEAVQFAREIGYPVVMKIVSPQIIHKSDAGGVKINIKNDEEAREAFRTIMQNAKNYKPDADLWGVIIYRMLPLGKEVIVGMIRDPQFGPAIMFGLGGIFVEILKDVSFRVAPVSKDEALDMIKEIKAYPILAGARGEKPVNIEALADIIVKVGELALELPEIKEIDINPIFAYEDSAVAVDARMIL, via the coding sequence ATGGATAGGATCGCGAAGGCTAGGGAAATTATTGAAAAAGCAAAGGCTGAGAACAGGCCACTTGTTGAGCCAGAAGCAAAGGAGATTCTCAAGCTTTATGGAATTCCTGTTCCTGAGTTTAAGGTTGCAAGGAACGAGGATGAGGCCGTTCAGTTCGCAAGGGAGATAGGGTACCCCGTTGTCATGAAGATCGTCTCACCGCAGATAATCCACAAGAGTGACGCTGGTGGTGTTAAGATCAACATAAAGAACGATGAAGAGGCTAGAGAGGCCTTCAGGACGATAATGCAGAATGCAAAGAACTACAAGCCGGATGCTGACCTTTGGGGTGTCATAATTTACAGGATGCTTCCACTTGGAAAGGAAGTTATCGTTGGAATGATCAGGGATCCCCAGTTTGGACCTGCAATCATGTTTGGCCTTGGTGGAATATTCGTTGAGATCCTTAAAGATGTAAGCTTCAGGGTTGCTCCAGTCAGCAAGGATGAGGCACTTGACATGATCAAGGAGATTAAGGCTTATCCAATCCTTGCCGGTGCAAGAGGTGAAAAGCCGGTTAACATTGAGGCATTGGCCGACATAATCGTTAAGGTTGGAGAGCTCGCTCTCGAACTTCCTGAAATTAAGGAGATTGACATTAATCCAATATTTGCATATGAGGATTCGGCAGTTGCCGTAGATGCTAGGATGATACTCTGA
- a CDS encoding NAD(P)/FAD-dependent oxidoreductase: protein MIGIIGGGIIGVATAYELAKLGEDVIVFEKKYLGSGSTFRCASGIRAQFTDEANIKLMKYSIERWKELSDELEHNVMFQQTGYLFLATSEKEVETFKNNIKLQNKFGVPTKLITPEEAKEIVPPLNTDAFLAGAWNPEDGKASPFHTLYAYKKAGERLGVKFYEYTKVISIEEGWKIKTTRGEFKVDIIVNATNAWAREINAMIGEDVVPIKPFKHQLVKTEPIERGQIEPLVCPPAWNDSYVIQDGEDGGVICGTALEYESSPDDVSPTYEFAKEVLRWAVKIVPPLRHVHIVRQWAGHYARTPDNNPAIGELVENFYVAIGFSGHGFMMAPAVAQALAEKIVKGRTKVPLDWEWFDPWRFERGELRSSAFQIG from the coding sequence ATGATCGGGATAATCGGTGGAGGGATAATAGGAGTTGCTACAGCTTACGAGCTTGCAAAGCTAGGTGAGGACGTTATAGTATTTGAGAAGAAGTATCTCGGCTCGGGTTCAACATTCAGGTGTGCAAGCGGAATCAGGGCCCAGTTCACGGATGAGGCCAATATAAAGCTGATGAAGTACTCGATAGAGAGATGGAAGGAGCTGAGCGATGAGCTGGAGCATAATGTGATGTTCCAGCAGACTGGTTATCTATTCTTAGCAACCAGCGAGAAGGAGGTTGAGACGTTTAAGAACAACATAAAACTCCAGAACAAGTTTGGAGTGCCCACTAAGCTTATAACCCCGGAGGAAGCTAAGGAGATAGTCCCACCTTTGAATACAGATGCCTTCCTCGCAGGAGCGTGGAACCCCGAGGACGGCAAGGCAAGCCCGTTCCACACGCTCTACGCATACAAAAAGGCTGGAGAGAGGCTTGGAGTTAAGTTCTACGAATACACCAAGGTCATTAGCATAGAAGAAGGGTGGAAGATAAAGACTACAAGGGGAGAGTTCAAGGTAGATATTATAGTGAACGCAACAAACGCATGGGCGAGGGAAATTAATGCGATGATAGGAGAGGACGTCGTCCCCATAAAACCCTTTAAGCATCAGCTAGTGAAAACCGAACCAATAGAAAGGGGTCAGATAGAACCCCTTGTCTGCCCTCCAGCATGGAACGATAGTTATGTAATTCAAGATGGAGAGGACGGAGGGGTTATATGCGGAACGGCCCTCGAATATGAATCCTCGCCAGACGATGTATCACCAACCTACGAGTTCGCTAAGGAGGTTTTAAGGTGGGCAGTTAAGATAGTCCCACCTCTAAGGCACGTTCACATTGTAAGGCAGTGGGCAGGGCACTACGCAAGAACTCCCGACAACAACCCCGCTATTGGAGAATTAGTGGAGAACTTCTACGTAGCTATAGGGTTCTCGGGACACGGATTCATGATGGCCCCAGCGGTTGCCCAAGCGCTAGCTGAGAAGATAGTAAAGGGAAGAACAAAGGTGCCGTTAGATTGGGAATGGTTCGATCCATGGAGATTTGAGAGGGGAGAGCTTAGGAGCTCAGCCTTCCAGATTGGTTAA
- a CDS encoding metallophosphoesterase codes for MLIGVISDTHFPKAYFPDKVKDFFKKKGVKYIVHAGDVQDKALIEILEEVAPVIAVKGNADSFKLPEEEVLRVFDWNILIIHGHQFLSLSSQNLVYKALEEGADILVFGHTHRPYYNEASYMGKRVILINPGSPTLPRLSEPSFAVLNLSKEDVDVKFYNVWML; via the coding sequence ATGTTGATAGGAGTTATTAGCGATACCCACTTCCCTAAGGCATATTTTCCCGACAAAGTTAAGGACTTCTTTAAGAAAAAAGGTGTCAAGTACATAGTACATGCTGGGGACGTGCAGGATAAGGCTTTAATTGAAATTCTCGAGGAAGTGGCCCCGGTAATAGCCGTGAAAGGAAATGCTGATTCTTTTAAATTACCCGAAGAGGAAGTCCTGAGGGTATTTGACTGGAACATCCTGATTATCCACGGGCATCAGTTCCTCTCACTAAGCTCCCAGAACTTAGTGTACAAAGCGCTTGAGGAGGGGGCGGATATTCTAGTATTTGGGCACACCCACAGGCCGTACTACAATGAAGCTTCCTACATGGGAAAGAGAGTAATCCTTATTAACCCAGGATCTCCAACCTTGCCAAGGCTCAGCGAGCCGAGTTTTGCCGTCCTCAATCTCAGTAAAGAAGATGTAGATGTGAAGTTTTACAATGTCTGGATGCTATAG